In the Mastomys coucha isolate ucsf_1 unplaced genomic scaffold, UCSF_Mcou_1 pScaffold18, whole genome shotgun sequence genome, one interval contains:
- the Aldh1b1 gene encoding aldehyde dehydrogenase X, mitochondrial → MLSARFLVPRLLCLQGRSTSYSTAAALPNPIPNPEIRYNKLFINNEWHDAVSKKTFPTVNPTTGEVIGHVAEGDRADVDLAVKAAREAFRLGSPWRRMDASERGRLLNRLADLVERDRVYLASLETLDNGKPFQESYVLDLDEVIKVYRYFAGWADKWHGKTIPMDGEHFCFTRHEPVGVCGQIIPWNFPLVMQGWKLAPALATGNTVVMKVAEQTPLSALYLASLIKEAGFPPGVVNIITGYGPTAGAAIAQHMDVDKVAFTGSTEVGHLIQKAAGDSNLKRVTLELGGKSPSIVLADADMDHAVDQCHEALFFNMGQCCCAGSRTFVEESIYQEFLERTVEKAKQRKVGNPFEKDTQQGPQVDKEQFERILGYIRLGQKEGAKLLCGGERFGERGFFIKPTVFGDVQDDMRIAKEEIFGPVQPLFKFKKIEEVIQRANNTRYGLAAAVFTQNLDKALYFTQALQAGTVWVNTYNIVTCHTPFGGFKESGNGRELGEDGLRAYTEVKTVTIKVPEKNS, encoded by the coding sequence ATGCTGAGTGCCCGATTCTTGGTTCCCCGGCTCCTCTGCCTCCAGGGCAGGAGTACCTCATACTCGACAGCAGCTGCTCTCCCAAACCCGATCCCAAACCCAGAGATTCGCTACAACAAGCTGTTCATCAACAATGAGTGGCATGATGCAGTCAGCAAGAAGACCTTCCCCACAGTGAACCCCACTACAGGTGAGGTCATCGGGCATGTGGCTGAAGGTGACCGGGCAGATGTGGATCTGGCTGTAAAAGCAGCCCGGGAAGCCTTCCGCCTGGGGTCCCCATGGCGCAGGATGGATGCCTCAGAGCGGGGCCGGCTGCTGAACCGCCTAGCTGATCTTGTGGAACGAGATCGAGTGTACTTGGCCTCACTGGAGACCCTGGATAACGGGAAACCATTTCAGGAGTCTTATGTCTTGGATCTGGATGAAGTCATCAAGGTGTACCGTTACTTTGCTGGCTGGGCTGACAAGTGGCATGGGAAGACCATCCCTatggatggtgaacatttctgcTTCACCCGACATGAGCCGGTGGGTGTCTGTGGCCAGATAATCCCTTGGAACTTCCCACTGGTCATGCAGGGCTGGAAGCTGGCCCCTGCCCTCGCCACGGGCAACACTGTGGTCATGAAGGTGGCAGAGCAAACCCCACTTTCTGCTCTGTACTTGGCCTCCCTCATCAAAGAGGCAGGGTTTCCCCCAGGAGTGGTGAACATCATCACTGGCTATGGCCCCACTGCAGGAGCTGCCATCGCCCAGCACATGGATGTTGATAAAGTCGCCTTCACAGGCTCCACCGAGGTGGGCCACCTGATTCAGAAGGCTGCTGGTGATTCCAACCTCAAGAGAGTCACCCTGGAGCTGGGTGGGAAAAGCCCCAGCATTGTGCTGGCAGATGCTGACATGGATCATGCTGTAGACCAGTGTCACGAAGCCCTTTTCTTCAACATGGGCCAGTGCTGCTGTGCAGGATCCCGGACGTTTGTGGAAGAGTCCATCTATCAAGAGTTTCTCGAAAGAACTGTAGAGAAGGCCAAACAGAGGAAAGTGGGGAACCCCTTTGAGAAGGACACCCAGCAGGGACCTCAGGTGGACAAGGAGCAGTTTGAACGAATCCTGGGCTACATCCGGCTTGGACAGAAGGAAGGGGCAAAACTTCTCTGTGGTGGGGAACGTTTTGGGGAGCGCGGCTTCTTCATCAAGCCCACGGTCTTTGGGGATGTTCAGGATGACATGAGGATTGCCAAGGAGGAGATCTTTGGGCCCGTGCAGCCTCTGTTCAAATTCAAGAAGATTGAGGAGGTAATCCAGAGAGCCAACAACACCAGGTACGGCCTGGCGGCAGCTGTGTTCACCCAAAACCTGGACAAGGCCTTATACTTCACCCAGGCCCTGCAAGCCGGGACGGTGTGGGTGAACACCTACAATATTGTCACCTGCCACACACCATTCGGAGGCTTTAAGGAATCCGGCAATGGCAGGGAGCTGGGGGAGGACGGGCTCAGAGCTTACACGGAGGTGAAGACTGTCACCATCAAGGTTCCTGAGAAGAATTCCTGA